One region of Wyeomyia smithii strain HCP4-BCI-WySm-NY-G18 chromosome 3, ASM2978416v1, whole genome shotgun sequence genomic DNA includes:
- the LOC129731701 gene encoding ATP-dependent DNA helicase PIF1-like, with protein sequence MIGADVLNNIHARLQNITGNYDNPFGGMPIVFCGDLRQLPPVNARPVYKPSVNSMHGAVLWQSLDFYPLVKVMRQTNEQFSTILTKIGNGERLTSEETELIEIRFRSAEWCKQNLPGAVRLFLRNADVERYNAESLVDRDTVDCGADDNYSGYRNDQQLASARSTVHKMSVMETGGLPYLLRFAVGIPYMITTKIDVEDGIVNGAIGELKYVEFYEDDPQQPIVKIWIKFENDSIGKVLRVKSRPAVYSKPGILQPDWTPVCKRSTSIKLSSSIKCKRVQFPLVGASALTVHKSQGGTFPEIVYEYDKGQEQQLVYVGLSRVTSIEGLFLTNANNVLKFHHAKGTASPRIQELRTELQRLGNHTLVTLGSEMLEFITTGSQSAVLMSLNVQSLNAHSKDLSTDPVLTKADNFALS encoded by the coding sequence ATGATTGGGGCCGATGTGTTAAACAATATTCATGCTCGCCTTCAAAACATAACTGGTAATTACGACAACCCGTTCGGCGGCATGCCGATTGTATTTTGTGGTGATCTTCGGCAGCTACCGCCAGTAAACGCTAGACCAGTCTACAAACCAAGTGTCAACTCCATGCACGGTGCAGTGTTATGGCAGTCATTGGATTTCTATCCCTTGGTAAAAGTAATGCGCCAGACCAACGAACAATTCTCCACCATCCTTACCAAAATAGGAAATGGCGAACGGCTGACTTCAGAAGAGACTGAACTCATAGAGATTAGGTTCCGCTCAGCAGAATGGTGCAAACAGAACCTTCCTGGTGCagtacggctgtttctcagGAATGCAGATGTGGAACGTTACAATGCGGAGTCGCTAGTAGATCGAGATACAGTGGATTGTGGGGCGGATGATAACTATTCCGGGTACAGAAACGACCAGCAACTTGCGAGTGCGCGCTCCACAGTACACAAAATGAGCGTCATGGAAACTGGAGGTTTACCGTATTTGCTGCGATTCGCAGTTGGAATACCGTATATGATAACCACAAAAATAGATGTGGAAGATGGTATCGTAAACGGCGCAATCGGCGAGTTGAAATACGTTGAATTCTATGAAGATGATCCACAACAACCAATTGTAAAAATTTGGATCAAATTCGAGAACGATTCCATCGGGAAGGTTCTGCGAGTGAAGTCGAGACCAGCCGTGTATTCCAAACCTGGCATCCTTCAACCTGATTGGACTCCTGTTTGCAAACGGTCTACAAGTATCAAATTAAGCAGTAGTATCAAATGCAAACGGGTACAATTTCCCTTGGTGGGTGCAAGTGCTCTAACCGTACACAAGTCGCAAGGTGGTACATTCCCAGAAATTGTGTACGAATATGATAAAGGGCAGGAACAGCAGCTCGTTTACGTAGGGCTCTCGAGAGTGACATCCATTGAGGGATTGTTCTTGACGAACGCCAACAACGTGCTCAAGTTCCATCATGCCAAGGGGACTGCTTCGCCCAGAATCCAGGAGCTGCGAACGGAACTTCAGCGCCTGGGAAATCATACGCTGGTTACATTAGGTAGTGAAATGCTTGAATTTATCACTACTGGTAGCCAATCCGCTGTATTGATGAGCCTGAACGTTCAAAGTCTCAATGCACACTCGAAAGACCTTTCAACCGACCCAGTTCTGACAAAAGCAGACAACTTTGCACTCAGTTAA